A window of Daphnia pulicaria isolate SC F1-1A chromosome 10, SC_F0-13Bv2, whole genome shotgun sequence contains these coding sequences:
- the LOC124314551 gene encoding inactive pancreatic lipase-related protein 1-like, producing the protein MAILSNPNFGLQFLINQPDVLNRSTFNRLRPVKVLIHGFGGNGTTDRFVSKARDAYLLLGDFNVITVDWRSLAEYPNYARAALSTTPVGIYVAKFLDFLISQGTSSSLLHVIGYSLGAHVAGSVGNCLRLGRLPRITGLEPASGGYERIEKLRSLSSSDADFVDVIHTNANVLGLGTTTPIGHADFYPNGGHWQYGCLWNTEYDSLIHCSHGRSTHYFIESILAGPTKFLSSRCPSYLKFNLGICGGCQDPLDRHNCVSMGEFANPTASGTYYLYTNPTSPYSIE; encoded by the exons ATGGCGATTTT ATCAAATCCCAATTTTGGTTTACAATTTCTGATAAACCAACCGGATGTATTAAATCGGTCAACTTTCAACCGCCTCCGACCTGTCAAAGTTCTTATTCACGGATTTGGTGGAAATGGGACGACTGACCGCTTTGTGTCAAAAGCCCGCGACG CTTATTTGCTGCTGGGCGATTTCAACGTCATCACGGTtgactggcgttctcttgctgAGTATCCCAACTATGCCCGCGCTGCTCTTAGCACGACGCCAGTTGGCATCTACGTTGCAAAATTCCTGGACTTTTTGATATCTCAGGGTACTTCGTCGTCATTACTCCAC GTTATTGGTTACAGCTTGGGAGCTCATGTGGCCGGTAGTGTCGGAAACTGTCTTCGCCTCGGTCGCCTTCCGCGAATCACAGGACTTGAACCAGCTTCCGGTGGCTACGAACGGATTGAGAAACTGAGAAGTTTGAGCTCCAGTGATGCCGATTTTGTTGATGTGATTCACACCAACGCGAATGTCCTCGGTCTTGGCACCACTACGCCTATCGGCCATGCCGATTTTTATCCCAACGGCGGCCACTGGCAATATGGTTGTCTCTGGAACACGGAATACGATTCCTTAA ttCATTGCAGTCACGGTCGATCGACACACTATTTCATCGAATCCATCTTGGCTGGGCCCACCAAATTCCTGTCATCGAGGTGCCCAagttatttgaaattcaatctCGGTATCTGCGGTGGTTGTCAGGATCCACTTGACAGACACAATTGTGTTTCGATGGGAGAATTCGCCAATCCGAC TGCCTCTGGAACTTACTACCTGTACACCAATCCCACTTCACCTTACTCGATCGAATAG
- the LOC124315020 gene encoding transcriptional regulator ATRX-like isoform X1: protein MSEKASNVASGSGQQPQSEKRKTTSTKECMTGSTPEKKRFTPTIPPKRDRVTVNKSEPLKDGKSDANQPDTVPQRENCGRGYVRNVMGWRADQGYQPHPENKPPLPRRQYVQSDGGVFSQGVSNKVDFDPIKYALSAVDKYESVQKTNKCSHASVSNPSSLPTVIQREESHQMDQFVLQTGSQIKNEEQVIVNQKMNDKLKQHQREGIEFMWNCCFKTNSNGGCIIAHCMGLGKSLQVVTLCHTVLTNALCKVNRVMVVCPLGTVLNWENEFKIWLPGDSFKTLNVCEVAKSKDKVVMERKILRWFEIGGVLIIGYDTYRMVTKVKKQRSEQEERLWQALVASGPDLLVCDEGHLLKNEDTLLYKALNRISTRRRIMLSGTPLQNNLMEFFSMVQFVNRGLLGTNTQFEENFVKVFVKGQTVDSELSDVRAMKVRSFILHKTLENTLQRLDINVLTPFLPPKLEYVVSVRLSELQIKLYKYYLENFTKGSAVQPTESKVVSAGLFHYYQKLSQICTHPKALILAVSKTEEESDLEEKQELADQASSSTWWSDLVSDDEMNKIDHGGKILLLMDILRRCEKIGDKLLVFSQSLATLDLIEEFLANNASEVSKTWNLNKDYFRMDGSTKPEKRLEWGTAFNDPKNPRARLFLTSTKAGGIGINLKGANRVVIFDVSWNPSVDEQSVFRAYRLGQHKSCYVYRFVAQGTMEEIIFYRQVEKLALSRRIVDGEQTERHFASNDLKYLYAFDPDGLIRLPDSDLGHEKFLPPKDDLLRELMEGMGKWIGGYREHDCLLQNRPEDHLDDGEQEAIWKIFQTKKGSFCVPEVPK from the exons ATGAGTGAGAAAGCCTCAAATGTTGCATCAGGAAGTGGTCAGCAACCACAATCTGAAAAA AGAAAGACGACGTCTACGAAAGAATGTATGACAGGGTCCactccagaaaagaaaagatttactCCCACCATACCACCTAAGCGTGATAGGGTAACAGTTAACAAGTCTGAGCCTCTCAAAGATGGAAAATCAGATGCAAATCAGCCAGACACAGTTCCTCAAAGGGAAAATTGTGGCAGGGGTTACGTCAGAAATGTCATGGGTTGGCGAGCTGATCAAGGATATCAGCCCCACCCTGAGAACAAGCCTCCATTACCACGGCGTCAATATGTGCAG TCAGATGGAGGTGTCTTTAGTCAGGGAGTATCAAACAAG GTAGATTTTGATCCTATCAAGTATGCTTTGAGTGCTGTTGATAAATATGAGAGTGTACAGAAGACAAACAAATGTTCACACGCAAGTGTGTCAAATCCATCATCACTACCAACTGTGATACAGAGGGAAGAATCACACCAA ATGGATCAGTTTGTATTGCAGACGGGCAGTCAAATAAAGAATGAAGAACAGGTGATagttaatcaaaaaatgaatgacaAGTTGAAGCAACATCAAAGAGAAGGTATCGAATTCATGTGGAATTGTTGCTTTAAAACCAACTCCAATGGTGGCTGCATCATTGCACACTGCATGGGTTTGGGTAAAAGCCTGCAGGTAGTGACACTGTGTCATACTGTGCTAACAAACGCTTTGTGCAAG gTGAATCGTGTTATGGTTGTCTGTCCGCTTGGCACGGTCTTAAATTGGGAAAACGAGTTCAAAATTTGGCTTCCTGGAGACTCATTTAAAACGTTGAATGTATGTGAAGTGGCCAAAAGTAAAGATAAGGTTGTAATGGAGCGAAAGATTTTAAGATGGTTTGAAATCGGAGGAGTGTTAATTATAGGATATGATACCTATCGGATGGTTACCAAAGTGAAAAAACAGCGTTCGGAACAGGAAGAACGATTATGGCAAGCCTTAGTTGCTTCTGGACCAGATCTTCTCGTATGCG ATGAAGGACATCTTCTAAAGAATGAAGACACATTGCTTTATAAAGCCTTGAACAGGATATCGACGCGACGCCGTATCATGTTATCTGGTACACCACTGCAAAACAATTTGATGGAATTCTTCTCTATGGTTCAATTCGTTAATCGTGGCCTTTTGGGCACTAATACGCAGTTTGAAGAAAACTTTGTAAAGGTGTTCGTAAAAGGACAAACTGTAGACTCTGAGCTGTCAGATGTTCGAGCCATGAAAGTGCGATCTTTCATTCTTCATAAAACGCTAGAAA ATACGCTTCAGCGGTTGGACATCAACGTCCTGACGCCTTTTTTACCACCCAAACTGGAATATGTGGTTTCTGTGAGGTTGTCAGAACTTCAAATCAAACTCTACAAGTATTATTTGGAAAATTTCACCAAGGGAAGTGCGGTTCAACCAACCGAAAGTAAAGTTGTGAGTGCAGGACTGTTTCACTACTATCAGAAGCTCTCTCAAATCTGTACTCACCCCAAAGCTTTAATATTGGCTGTCTCCAAAACTGAAGAGGAGTCAGACTTGG AGGAAAAACAAGAATTAGCGGATCAGGCGTCAAGTAGTACTTGGTGGTCAGATCTGGTTTCGGATGACGAGATGAACAAAATCGATCATGGTGGAAAAATCCTTCTTTTGATGGATATTCTAAGACGCTGCGAGAAAATTGGGGACAAACTTTTGGTCTTTAGCCAGTCACTCGCTACTCTTGACTTAATTGAAGAATTCCTGGCCAACAACGCTAGTGAA GTGTCTAAAACTTGGAACTTAAACAAGGATTATTTTCGTATGGATGGTTCAACCAAACCAGAAAAGCGTCTGGAATGGGGCACAGCATTTAATGATCCTAAAAATCCCCGGGCCCGATTGTTTCTCACTTCCACCAAAGCTGGGGGTATAGGTATAAACTTAAAAGGTGCGAACCGAGTGGTTATCTTTGATGTCTCGTGGAACCCTTCTGTAGACGAACAAAGTGTATTCCGTGCGTACAG GCTAGGACAACATAAGTCGTGCTACGTGTATCGCTTTGTAGCTCAAGGTACTATGGAGGAAATAATCTTCTACAGACAG GTTGAAAAACTTGCCTTATCTCGTCGTATCGTTGATGGAGAACAAACAGAACGTCACTTTGCATCGAACGATCTAAAGTACCTTTACGCATTTGATCCTGATGGCCTCATACGTTTACCGGACTCT
- the LOC124315020 gene encoding transcriptional regulator ATRX-like isoform X2, whose amino-acid sequence MSEKASNVASGSGQQPQSEKRKTTSTKECMTGSTPEKKRFTPTIPPKRDRVTVNKSEPLKDGKSDANQPDTVPQRENCGRGYVRNVMGWRADQGYQPHPENKPPLPRRQYVQSDGGVFSQGVSNKVDFDPIKYALSAVDKYESVQKTNKCSHASVSNPSSLPTVIQREESHQFVLQTGSQIKNEEQVIVNQKMNDKLKQHQREGIEFMWNCCFKTNSNGGCIIAHCMGLGKSLQVVTLCHTVLTNALCKVNRVMVVCPLGTVLNWENEFKIWLPGDSFKTLNVCEVAKSKDKVVMERKILRWFEIGGVLIIGYDTYRMVTKVKKQRSEQEERLWQALVASGPDLLVCDEGHLLKNEDTLLYKALNRISTRRRIMLSGTPLQNNLMEFFSMVQFVNRGLLGTNTQFEENFVKVFVKGQTVDSELSDVRAMKVRSFILHKTLENTLQRLDINVLTPFLPPKLEYVVSVRLSELQIKLYKYYLENFTKGSAVQPTESKVVSAGLFHYYQKLSQICTHPKALILAVSKTEEESDLEEKQELADQASSSTWWSDLVSDDEMNKIDHGGKILLLMDILRRCEKIGDKLLVFSQSLATLDLIEEFLANNASEVSKTWNLNKDYFRMDGSTKPEKRLEWGTAFNDPKNPRARLFLTSTKAGGIGINLKGANRVVIFDVSWNPSVDEQSVFRAYRLGQHKSCYVYRFVAQGTMEEIIFYRQVEKLALSRRIVDGEQTERHFASNDLKYLYAFDPDGLIRLPDSDLGHEKFLPPKDDLLRELMEGMGKWIGGYREHDCLLQNRPEDHLDDGEQEAIWKIFQTKKGSFCVPEVPK is encoded by the exons ATGAGTGAGAAAGCCTCAAATGTTGCATCAGGAAGTGGTCAGCAACCACAATCTGAAAAA AGAAAGACGACGTCTACGAAAGAATGTATGACAGGGTCCactccagaaaagaaaagatttactCCCACCATACCACCTAAGCGTGATAGGGTAACAGTTAACAAGTCTGAGCCTCTCAAAGATGGAAAATCAGATGCAAATCAGCCAGACACAGTTCCTCAAAGGGAAAATTGTGGCAGGGGTTACGTCAGAAATGTCATGGGTTGGCGAGCTGATCAAGGATATCAGCCCCACCCTGAGAACAAGCCTCCATTACCACGGCGTCAATATGTGCAG TCAGATGGAGGTGTCTTTAGTCAGGGAGTATCAAACAAG GTAGATTTTGATCCTATCAAGTATGCTTTGAGTGCTGTTGATAAATATGAGAGTGTACAGAAGACAAACAAATGTTCACACGCAAGTGTGTCAAATCCATCATCACTACCAACTGTGATACAGAGGGAAGAATCACACCAA TTTGTATTGCAGACGGGCAGTCAAATAAAGAATGAAGAACAGGTGATagttaatcaaaaaatgaatgacaAGTTGAAGCAACATCAAAGAGAAGGTATCGAATTCATGTGGAATTGTTGCTTTAAAACCAACTCCAATGGTGGCTGCATCATTGCACACTGCATGGGTTTGGGTAAAAGCCTGCAGGTAGTGACACTGTGTCATACTGTGCTAACAAACGCTTTGTGCAAG gTGAATCGTGTTATGGTTGTCTGTCCGCTTGGCACGGTCTTAAATTGGGAAAACGAGTTCAAAATTTGGCTTCCTGGAGACTCATTTAAAACGTTGAATGTATGTGAAGTGGCCAAAAGTAAAGATAAGGTTGTAATGGAGCGAAAGATTTTAAGATGGTTTGAAATCGGAGGAGTGTTAATTATAGGATATGATACCTATCGGATGGTTACCAAAGTGAAAAAACAGCGTTCGGAACAGGAAGAACGATTATGGCAAGCCTTAGTTGCTTCTGGACCAGATCTTCTCGTATGCG ATGAAGGACATCTTCTAAAGAATGAAGACACATTGCTTTATAAAGCCTTGAACAGGATATCGACGCGACGCCGTATCATGTTATCTGGTACACCACTGCAAAACAATTTGATGGAATTCTTCTCTATGGTTCAATTCGTTAATCGTGGCCTTTTGGGCACTAATACGCAGTTTGAAGAAAACTTTGTAAAGGTGTTCGTAAAAGGACAAACTGTAGACTCTGAGCTGTCAGATGTTCGAGCCATGAAAGTGCGATCTTTCATTCTTCATAAAACGCTAGAAA ATACGCTTCAGCGGTTGGACATCAACGTCCTGACGCCTTTTTTACCACCCAAACTGGAATATGTGGTTTCTGTGAGGTTGTCAGAACTTCAAATCAAACTCTACAAGTATTATTTGGAAAATTTCACCAAGGGAAGTGCGGTTCAACCAACCGAAAGTAAAGTTGTGAGTGCAGGACTGTTTCACTACTATCAGAAGCTCTCTCAAATCTGTACTCACCCCAAAGCTTTAATATTGGCTGTCTCCAAAACTGAAGAGGAGTCAGACTTGG AGGAAAAACAAGAATTAGCGGATCAGGCGTCAAGTAGTACTTGGTGGTCAGATCTGGTTTCGGATGACGAGATGAACAAAATCGATCATGGTGGAAAAATCCTTCTTTTGATGGATATTCTAAGACGCTGCGAGAAAATTGGGGACAAACTTTTGGTCTTTAGCCAGTCACTCGCTACTCTTGACTTAATTGAAGAATTCCTGGCCAACAACGCTAGTGAA GTGTCTAAAACTTGGAACTTAAACAAGGATTATTTTCGTATGGATGGTTCAACCAAACCAGAAAAGCGTCTGGAATGGGGCACAGCATTTAATGATCCTAAAAATCCCCGGGCCCGATTGTTTCTCACTTCCACCAAAGCTGGGGGTATAGGTATAAACTTAAAAGGTGCGAACCGAGTGGTTATCTTTGATGTCTCGTGGAACCCTTCTGTAGACGAACAAAGTGTATTCCGTGCGTACAG GCTAGGACAACATAAGTCGTGCTACGTGTATCGCTTTGTAGCTCAAGGTACTATGGAGGAAATAATCTTCTACAGACAG GTTGAAAAACTTGCCTTATCTCGTCGTATCGTTGATGGAGAACAAACAGAACGTCACTTTGCATCGAACGATCTAAAGTACCTTTACGCATTTGATCCTGATGGCCTCATACGTTTACCGGACTCT